ACTGCATTATCCACATAATCAATGTAACTATCTAAATTCATAGATTCATCTATTTTGATGTCAGGAACCAATACAAAAGCATTAGAAGCAGTATGAATGTAATCTAATAGAAATGTAAAATCATTCCAAGTGAGAGGGGTTGAATATCCACTTTTAAATTGGTTTCTCTCAAATGGGTTACGTTGAAAAACCATTGATAAAACCGTATGGGATGAATTCCAAACTTTTTTCTTCAAATCAAAAAATCTGTCTAGTTCAGATATTTGGTCTCTACTAGGATGTTTTAAAATTTTATACAAACCCTCAAAAGAAGATAATCTATTGACGAACTTCCAATTTTCAAAGATTGGAGGCTTATCTGTCAGTTTTTTCACTTGATTAGCCATATCCTCATTTATTCCCCTAGCATCAATGATTTTAAAAGGAGTCTCAACTTTTCCTATTGGGGAATGTTCAATTTCAATATCCTTAACAAAAAAGTATCCATCACGAGCAGGTGTTAAAGGATCTATATGAATGTGTGGATCATAGTCGACCATCTTCAAACTCCCTAATTCTCTTTATTGTTGGTTCTATTATTTTCAAATAATTTTTTTTATCCATACTGCAGGGTCGTGAATTTTTATCTGCAGTTTTTGTTAGTTCTTTAATATGTTCCAATAATCTAATTGCACTTTGCGTAGAAATATATTCATCGGTACAACAACAATGTTCTATAAATCCAATTGTTCCATGTAAATATGGAGTTAAGTGACTAAATACTCGTTTTACAAAGTTTCTAGCGATTTTTTCATCAATGATCAAATATTTCAATTTTTCTTCTTTTTGTAAAAAATGTGCAATCCCTATAGCTTCATATTCTCCATCAAATACGTGTTTTTCGTTTCTATCTAATACTGGTAACATCAATTGAATGTATTCATATTTTGTGGTATGTTGAATTTTTGATTTAAATATTGATTCATTTATTTTGTGATAAGGGATTTCTTCTAGAAGGCGATTTCCTACATAAAAATTGTAGCAATCTAAAAAATGATAGAGACAATCTTCATTTTGGAGATAACAAATAATACAACTATAAAAACTAGTGTCAGCAGCAATAGCATTCATTTACTGCCCTCTTGAAAGTGATTCACACTTTTCTTCACTTATACGTCCTTTTTCGAATAATTGATGTGCTAAAATGCTTTTTTTGTTATCTAATTGATAATACAGATTAGATTTCTCAACATATTTTGGAAAAGCCTTGTAAATAAGTAATAGTAGTTCTTCGTTACTTAAATCACCATATATTGTTGCCACAATGTCAATTCCAGATAATAAATGGACTAAACTGTCTTTAAGTTCCTTATCATCTATTGCATTAACATTATCAATAAATGATTCATATATTTCAAGGCCTGTGGGGGTAATGCTAACGAAGCCCCCGCTTAGTTTATCTGTTTTTTTGGGAGGTAAATAAGTCCAACAGTTTTCTAAATAGAAAGGGTTTCGAATGCTTTCTTCAACATCCCTTGAAAAAGGTCCCTTGTAATGTTTGATAAAGTTATAAAAATTTTTAATGTCGGGATGGAATTTGATTAGAAGAAAAATCTCCTTTTGGATGTGTAATGAGGATACTTTCTGGGTAGGAGATACTTTTAATATGATTAAAATTATGTATTCAAGCATTTTTTGCTTACTGTCCCCATCAGAAAATTCCATTTTAACCTCTCCGTTCTTTAAGATTAATAATATTGTTAATTAAACCATTATTTATGTTTTTGGTTTCAGTTGTTCATTTGATGTTGCTTTAGGGTTACTAATTAAGATGCATGTCCCTCAGCAAGATCATTTATACTAAGTCTACACTTTTTCTTTTATTAGATGTCTTCACGATAAAAGCATTACATCTGATGTAAGAGTATGTGAGAAGTAATATTCGGAATAATATTTGATAAATTCCAAAAATAACTGACGAAACAAAGAAAATGGTGTTGATTTCCAACGAAAACAGCAGATGATGATATAGTACCTGTCAAAGTGGGTGTTGGAGAGAATGATAAAACTCAGATTACTGGAGCCATTCAAGATACATTATGGTCTGATGAAAAAGAGGGGTTCCCTATAAATGAGAGGAAACTTGGGCCATTACAGTTGATGCCAGAGTTGATAGAACTTGGAGATAAGAGGGTAGCTATGGATGAATAAAAAAATAGAAGTTAATAAAAATTTTAAAAATGTATTAGAAATCAAATTTCGTCTATATCCCATTCCCTCAAAGCATACTTTACTGTAAAATCGTTCAAAGCATTATCCAAATTCAGAAGCCGTTTCAAGTCATTTTTATCCCTTATATCTAACATAGACTTCATTTGAGGGACAATGAAAAAATTTTCGTTATCACTAAAATATAAAAACCATTCACAAACTTTAAATTCATCTAACAAAGAGTTTTTATCAAGATGTATAACTTTATCAGTCTCTTTAATGGTTTTTTTAGTGTTTTTTATATTATTGAAACAAGGATGTCTGAAATCTTTTTTAGGAGACACTATCAGAATATTTTTATTGCTCGGTATGTGATGACCCCTGAAAAGGAAAAAAACACCGTCCATATATTCTTTCAATATTTCAATTGGAATAAAAGGTTTATCAGTTCCATTTTCCATCTCTATAAAATTCCCTAAATGTCCTTCCACAGTGTATAATATGTTCCACAATTTTACACTAATAAGATGTAATTTTTCTAAATCCCAGACACCAATAGGATAAACAGATGATTTAATTTTTGGATTTTCATAACCTGCATACATTCCCACTTTTTCATTATCCATAAATTCCTTTAAATCACCTTTTAAACTATCATCACGTGTTTTAAACTTAGGACCTGGTATTCCAACCCTTAAACTTTTTATTGTTCCTGATGTTAATTTTTCAACCAAATCAGGATGATTTCGAGTTGTAATTACATCACAATCTGGGCAATGGGAATCTTTAAATAAATGAGGTTTATGACAACTCAGACAGATTGTTTTGTTCTTAAAAAATCTTCTAATAAATGATTTACTTCCTCTATTCATTTTAAAAAGAGGATCATCATCTTCAACAAATTCTAATATAAAATCTTCCGTATCATGCATAGTATCCACCTCAATTTTGATATTTTATTATGTGCATCCATTTAAAAAATCAAAATGCCAAAAAAAAGAGGTTAAAAATTAACCTCTTCTAAATTCACACTTATGACAGTTGGCACAGGGTGGTAACGCATCAGTTGTATCGTTTAAGCGAAGATCTTCACCACAACTAATACAAACGTAACGACCAATTCCTGGTTTTTGCCCGCACTTATATGTTATCATATCCCCTCCTTTTTCGATTATTCAAATTCAAAGATTTATTAAAATCGTTCTCTGGTATCTATTTAGAAAATCATCGACCTTTATGCCATCTACTCTGTATTTGGCCTTTTCGACGTGCGTTAGTATTTTTTTGTTGGATTTTGTAGTAATGACCAGTTAGAATTTGGTATTCTCTCTTTAGCCACCTACGCCTTCATTTTTTTTAAAATGAATGTTTTTGATATTAATTCTCTTTAAAAGAGATAGCCTTCGCTAATACGGAGATAAATCATTAAAAAACTAAGATATTTGGTAATACTGAATAAACCACGAAAGGTTTGCCTTTTTCTAATGCTTTATTTAAACAATTATCATGCCTCCAAAAATTATTTATCATTAAGGCAATTCCAAGGAAAAATAATTAATTGGAATTGCCATTTATGACAATAATCCCGTTTTTATTGTATTACATTGATATTATTAAAATCTCGATAAAATATCTGCAAGATAAATCAAGTTACTTAGATTTAAACCAAGTTCTATTTAACCATTGATCTTATTATTTATAAGATGTTTTTCCTAGCGTATGAGAAGTAATAACCAAAAAAAATCATTAAACTCTAATAAGGACTTGATTTTATAAAAGAAATTAAATTAAAAAATACGAAATTAATCCCTTTTTCGTAGGCTTAACCCTGAATTTGGCCCTCCAGGAATTCCTGATGAAGTATATTTCCCAATATTTTCCCGCAGATCCTCAAGAGTTTGTTCAGGATCTACAGTTTGACCTATCAATTCTTGAGAGGTTGATCTAACGTTCTGAACATCTTTTGCTCTATACACCTCTAATCCGAAATTATCTTCAATAGCTTTCATGCAGAGAGCTCTTATATAAAATCGGTTAAATTCACCTTCAGCTAACTTCGTATGTGCATCTTTAGGGACTTTTCGCGGTCCCGATTTTGTCATTTTATATTCCAAAAGACAACTATTATCGACTATTTCATCAGCTAAAGAATCAGAATCTCCATTGGAAACAGCTTCCTTTAATAAATCAGTATAAACATTTTCATATTCTGGTTTTAAGTCTTTACCCATATATAATTTATTTTGGGCAATATCAGAGTTAATTTCATCTAACATTAAAGTTCTTATTCCTTCATCCTCTAAATTCAATAATTTCATCCCCATGTGATCCCCTCATTGGTTTATAACTCACTTTTTGTCCAACTCATTGATAGTTAATGTTGGATCAATAATCATATCTTAAATGAATATTTATAATAAGGAGCAACTTATTAATAAAAATTACATTTCAGCTACCAGTAGGGGATTTTTTATGGGGAAAATAAAGAAAATGCAATACGTCTTTAATGGATTTGCAGACGTATGTATAAAAATATTAAATAAACTAAAAAAATAAGGGAGGGGCATGATGTCAATATATGAAGATCTTTTAACTGATTTTTTTAAGGAATTATCAGGTGATAGTGAGATTCCAAATGGAATTTTAGCAGATTTGGAGGAACAACTAAGAAATGGACAGATTAAGTCTAGTGATATAGTTGACATAATCAAAAGAGGGGTTTAGGTGGCTATAAAGATTAATAATATAAATATTAAAGCTTTTAGAGGGATCCCTTGTAAGGAATTACCTCTTAAAGGTAATTCACTCTTGCTAGTTGGTGAAAACGGTACCGGGAAAAGTTCTATTGTTGATGCAATGGAGTTTTTCTTTAAAGGTGAGGTATCCTCATTAAAGGGTATGAAAGGTATCTCTTTGCAGCGTCATGTTCCACATAAAAATTTTGATGTTGATGATGTAAAGATTGAATTAACATTGGGAGATGAAAAACTTGTTCGAACTTTTAATAACGTTCCATCACCATCTCAAAATCTAAAAGACTATTTTAAAGTTGTTCAAAATGGTGAATTTATTCTAAGAAGGAAACAACTTCTTAAAGTAATTGATGCGCGTCCTGCAGAACGTTTTGATGCCATAACAGATTTAATTGGAATCAATTCTTTAAAAAAAACTGAAAAAGAGATGAAAGCAGCAAGAAACTTATTTAACAAAGAAGTTGAACAAAAAAAGGGATATATTGAAAATATTATCCAGGATATATCTAAGATTATTGGGCAAGAGATTAAAACTGCCGATGATGTTTTGCCTGTATTAAATGATTTACTTGGAAAAAATGACTTACCAATTATTGAATCATATGAAGACATTTCCAAACATAAAGAAAAACTCTTTAGATTTACTAAAAGTTCAGATAAAGTTGATATGTTCAATTCGTTAAAGGAAATAATTGAAAAATCCAAAGACAATATGATTAGTAATGATATGTGTGAGAGAGTAAA
This portion of the Methanobacterium petrolearium genome encodes:
- a CDS encoding zinc ribbon-containing protein encodes the protein MITYKCGQKPGIGRYVCISCGEDLRLNDTTDALPPCANCHKCEFRRG